In the genome of Arabidopsis thaliana chromosome 4, partial sequence, the window TaaagttcttatttttgagAACCCATGAATTCTTTATTAGACACACTCATGATAATGCCAACCTTGAAtgattatagtttttgtttacatatttaatttaaatagataattgaattatattaaaatattaatatttgttagcTTAAAATTCCAAATTAAGAGTCTTACCCAGGGCCGGTCCAACCAAATATTAATACttgacaaaattttcaaatttatctctatttttaagtttattaattgatgatattaaataaaacaatacaTTAATTAGaggtaaaaaaatattgaatattttcttaatatttatgaaaaaattttAACCGACAActaatataaaatagaaataatattatttttatattatggTTTTAGTGGAATTAGCTAGTTAAGATACccacaataaaaaaaactcgaattataaataatatgttattGTATAAAACATTTATGCATAGTCCTGTTTTATCAAAAGGCTTTTACCCTTTcgaaaatatttagtttttttttttgaatcatttgaGTTAAATgtttgagtcttttttttttttgagttaatAACCCATGcttatatgtttatatctTTGCAAATCTGAACCCCCCACCCCAcccccaaacaaaaaaaggtttgcACATCATGTCAGAGGTGTAGTGGAAATTACTAAAAAGGGTAAAAGCATAACTTTTTTAACAGTTCCCAAAATGGATAAAATGCTTAAGATGAGATGTCACCTAGATTCCCTACATCAGCTACTTCTGTATATTTAgtgaattttaatattttttcaaataaattttatttttaaaaaatctcagttaaaaaaaaaatgctctTATGCTCTTCGATAACTagagtttgaagaaaaaatgaatttagATAAAATACGATCAGATACTTAGAAataaacaagttttgttttgatttttataaaatagaattatttaaaatttcatcTACATTTGAGTCAATCCTGTTAAAAAccaaagttttcaactttaaagcgtttttttttgtgtggcaGTGTTCAACTTTAAGGCGATTAGAATTACTAATatgaaaacaatcaaattgatGACCTCGCCAACTAGAGTGCATTACATACCACTTACCACTATGGtaacaaaaattcaatgttATCACTCTTTTGATTAAATTGTATGTATTCTTATTCGATTTTGTCTATGTTGTTTTTTGATAGCTAGAAAGTAAAGTttattcatttcatttataaacTGTAGATAACAgaataagaataattaaaCGTGAGGGATAGCAAAGTTAGAACTCAACTTACCATTATAGTTTGTTCTGTTCgtataaaaatagaatgtaTACttgtttcatctttcttgAAGATGTATAGTTTCACTTTAGTAAAGAATTAACGCACTGCATGAAGCATATGAACTAGCGGTTACCAGAAGAGataaatattcttttaaaaaaaatggtcatCATCTACGTCAATGTCATGATCTGTCTAATTCATCGAGAAACTTGTGGcaatcaaaagagaaacagaagaagctttagttttataaattcGTACTTTattctaaaattaaataaaatttaaaaaatatatatatatgactagTGAACAAagtctctatatatacaagtttCTTCTGCCTTCAATCATTCATATACACAAACCCcttagagaaacaaaaagaatacaaaaagaagagagagattagTTATTAACTTATTCATAATAAGTGTAATTACTTcgtatttacttttttttggttagcaGTCGACTAGTAATCAATAATGGGTTACTGCGATGGTAAATGGACACCGGTGATTATTATGGTTATGATCAATTCAGCGCTGGGTTTAGCTAATGCTTTGGTTAAAAAAGTACTCGATGGTGGTGTTAACCATATGGTTATCGCAACATATCGTCTTGCTATTTCAACCCTATTTTTGGCACCAATCGCATTTTTTTGGGAACGGTAAGTATATTATATTCATTAAAGAACTTTGGtcttgatgatatatatatgtttgtaatAATTAACGTTAAAAATGATTcgttatatgttttttagGAAAACGAGACCGACACTAACGCTCAACATCTTGGTTCAGCTTTTCTTCAGTGCTCTTGTTGGGTTCgttctttttctaattttcgCTTGGAACTCCTAATAGTTGTAGGAATAATAAGGAAAtattctaaataaaaataggttGACTGTttgaaatttaagaaaataaaccattttgtttagatttttggatgaagaatttaatatttaagaGTTAGGATTTTGGATTTCGAAGTTATGGTTAAGCTTTTAGCGTTTAggttttagaatttaaattttctattacttaattagtttttactttttagaaaTATAGACAATTTCTTCTAATTGATATAGAATTTTGAATGTTTGCGTAATTGTCCTGTTGTTGCATTCTAACCgatttttagtctttttcttttgtttttttattgttaagaatgtaaatattttataaaaaatgaaacatgaTAGGTTTACGGTCCGTGgcaaaaaagataaaaacatgaaagcaTAAAAATAACCACTGGTTTTTAGTCAAATTAAGAGCTTTATTTTGTACTGAAATATATGATCATTCTGAACATATTTTAGGGCAAGTTTGACTCAGTATTTCTTCCTATTGGGGCTATCATACACATCGGCTACGTTGGCATGTGCTTTTATTAGCATGACGCCTGCGATTACATTCGTTATGGCTCTAATATTCAGGTAAACTATAAGTGTCTAATATTAATTCAATTATTACTAGACAAACTAAGTTTATTATGATAATATGTAAACACAATTCTTTGGGTGTAGGGTAGAGAAGCTAAACATGAAAAGCAAAGCAGGTATGGGGATGGTGATGGGCGCGTTGATATGCATAGGAGGAGCTTTATTATTAACAATGTACAAAGGTGTTCCCTTGACAAAACTTCGGAAACTAGAAACCCATCAGTTGATAAACAATAACCACGCTATGAAACCAGAGAATTGGATAATAGGATGCGTACTTCTCTTTGCGGGTAGTAGCTGTTTCGGGTCGTGGATGCTGATACAAGCCAAAGTGAACGAGAAATACCCTTGTCAATACTCGAGTACTGTCGTATTATCCTTCTTTGGCACCATCCAATGCGCCCTTCTAAGCCTCATCAAATCTCGAGATATCACGGCTTGGATCCTCACAGATAAACTTGATATCGTTACCATTGTTTACGCGGTAAGTGTTTTTAGTATTACTGAAAAAGTTGGCagtatttgtttaattttataacttctagtaaaatataattaagttaTACGGACCTATGTCTATCACAACGTGTTATAGGGAGCAGTAGCACAAGGAATATGTACGGTTGGAACGTCTTGGTGCATCAGAAAGAGAGGACCTATCTTTACTTCTATATTTACCCCGGTGGGGCTTATATTTGCAACACTATTTGATTTCTTGATCCTTCATCGTCAAATTTTCCTAGGAAGGTACGTCGAATTGTATTTATAcacatatatcataaaaatctGAATGTGAtcgattttctttttgatgtgGATAGTGTTGTCGGATCTGGGGTTGTAATCTTCGGACTATACATATTCTTGTTGGGAAAAGTCAGGCTAATGAAAGAAGAGTGTGAAAAGAAGTTACCTTGTCGTTTTAATGaagatgatcaagaagaagatgatgatgaacaatACAAAAAGGGTCATCTTATGGTTGTTCCAATGACTCCTTGATAAGattagacttttttttttttcttcttcttcacttcgTACATTATTTAGTAAAACCATTGACCGGTGAAAATTACATGGACTAGTCTAACAACGGTTCAAAAAACTAgtcacatgtttttttttttttgctttttcttttctttcccttttttttgttttgcaatgtaaaacttttattgcaataataaaaaaatctcctTTGCAATCAAATGCTTCTAATTTTGAGTGTTTgagaaaaagttgaagaaaacagagagcgCGGAGTTGATGCAATAAGATTGAGTTTTGGTTAGGTTTCTGACCAGGTTTGGAGAAGCTCATCGTAACCACGATCACCAATAGTTCGAATGTTTCGGGTACTCAGGTATCGGTTAGGTGCAAATGAAGCACAAGTTGCTTATTGTGTATGGTTTATTTACTCTGGTTTAAGTTAGTTTGTATCGAAATCTTTATACATTTGatgtattttaaataatagaGTCCAAGCTCATCATTCCTAAGAATTAAAGTGAGATAAAGctaaatcatcaaaagaaatgTCTATGTTTAATAAGCcaaattaaagtttaaaaaCATACTTTAATTATCTCAAAACTTTAGAAGTTAAGAGTTAAGACGCCCTCTAAAATATGATAGTACGccaaataattcttttttctgctttcgctgattttggtttataagtTTATTGATAATAAGTTAGATAGATATTTCCTACCtcaatgaacaaaaacaaacaaaagattatGCTAAAACCTTAATTAGATTTCTAAAGGCTAATAGTAGAAAGCTGAGCTACGTACTCTCTTCCACCCAGAGTGTatcatatatacacaaattcaaaatatatatgtagaaatTCGTTCTTTCAATAAtacttcattttattatattctttttagtaggatatatataaatgtatcaaCGTTGTTTCTATGCTTCACTAGTCGACCAAGTTGCTAGAGAATAGATAAATAATACTCCAAGTTAGGGAGAGGGGGAGGTCTGATTAGTGATTAACAAATAGTTAATTTACTAATTACGATGGAAAATGGGCACCATTGATCATATGATAATTAGTAATTACCATTACTAGTATTAACATGATTGTGGGACTGGGAATGGTTAAACGCATTTGATTAAGATAATTTTTGTCTCTTGATGGTTAATAAATTATTGctacctttttcttcttccaatcgCTTATTTTTGGGAACATTAAAtctctttataaaaaatagttgttttctttctgatcagtcgcttaatatatactaaacaaattgaattttagttACTATGTTGTTTGAATTTTAgttgttgtgatttgttttttctttaacaacgTTTgatatactaaatatttacAGTACccttttcattattattttataacgGTTGGTATATGGTGGATCAAACAACGTGGACCTGCCTTTACCTAATTATATAGTCATGTCATACTTATATCTGCaacattgttttatttcttgatATTTCATCGTATGCTTTCTAATATGCATATTCAATAATCAAAGTGTTAGATATTTCATATTGAAAAAgttgttttcatttaaaaataaaaataaaagtacaCTTGATTTAATGTAtatgaaacatatatagattaattctttttaaccaagaaaaaaaacattgatcattcctctgatttattttaataggaaaatacaaatatatgtgCATGTTAGACGGACTaagattttacttttgttgcAGCGTAATCTGATCTATGCTGGTCATAATCGGTAATTCGGTAACATACTTTCATTAAACCGTCAATTTGAATCCTTTTTATGAatgttttttgaattgaatgtAAACAcgttttcaacaaaaaaaacctttgtacACTGGATGCAATACTATGCTTCAGAATTTGAGGAATCAGAACAtagaatttgaagaaacaaagcagTCGGGTTTTAAGGTGTTGATCGGTGGAGAACTATAGCCTTAGGTCATAGCGATGGTTGTTTGAGACTTTGATTGAGCTGATGCGGTTCCAGACGGTTTTGTCAATTAGTTTGATTAGCAGTGTTGAAGATGGAAGCTCCCCGTGTCGTCTTGCATTCCCTCACGCCAATTTTGTAGAGGGTAGCTTGGAAGACATatgaaaacagaaagagaTTGAGTTAAGGAGTGCTTGTGTTGTGAAGCAGTGCGATGAGCTGGTCCCAATTTGTCGTGTAGCTGAAATATTTGTCGAATGTTTTTTAATGAATATCATTTTCAGACGTTATTAATTATCTGAAATCTGAAATATTTCCTGAAATCCTTGCagaataaatcaaacaatgttttttctaAAGTATCCCAAACCTCATTAACAAGATTCAATCAACAATATCTGCTTCACCAAAGtttcattatttatatttctacTTATTTGATCCACTATTTAGAACAATTGTCACACTTCATAGCAATTATATCTCATCTGTTGTAAGCTTAAAACAATGCTTCTCTTTGggggagaagagagaaaataaataaagtattgatttaagagaaaaaaacaaacaatagtttttctttaaaggCACTTATAGGCTGCTAGCCTCAATGCCTTATCCTTCTTCtccctttattttattttcataatgtaaatttatactttattaaagtctttctttattttcttttatattcaGACTCGTTTAAActctttattattataaattattgtagcaaaaaaaaaagttggtatTGATTGGCTTTTTCTTTACAATACTGCTGAGTGCGGAGGAATGGCACACACACGAGTGAAAGcacttcaaaaatattttggatccAAACAAAGATTaacaatataatataagaCTCTCACTCACTGGTGTACATGCAAGTCGAGAAAATTGttaagtatatataatggCGTGTGTCGTTACATTACAAAAGTCTATACCAAGTGACAAAAAAGGCTCTCTATAAAGCATGCATGGTCTTCCCTTCTATGCATTAAAGTTAATACTgattcagaaaagaaaaataatggtCACTGAGGAAATTGTTATGGCGAAAAATGATGTCAGGAATCATGATAAAATAATGGCCACCGAGGAAATTGTAAAATTACTATTTAAACATCCCCAACTGCGCTTTGGAATGTGTAATCATGACTAGCTTCTTCCCGcgtcattttaaaaaaataacgttTTTAGAACTAGTGTAACGGTTAAtcgaaaagaaataaaaaatactttcaaatttttaaggTGTTCTAAAGGTTTAAAATAGAGTCAGACTCAAGCATGGAGCCAGACTTGAAAAACCGTGTCATATCGTTGATCTCCCAAGCATCGAATGGTTGTGAGTTGATTTTGAACCAGTTTATCAATCTATCCTATAAGTTTTTCTGAAGTGTGTAGTGGTTCTCCATGACGCCGTCCACGTCTCTCTCTCCAAACGGTGTACATAATGGTTTGGAAGACATACcgaatttcatataaaaaagtaaaatgatattttgaagtaataaaattgtttaaattacGCATGTAAAGAGTCTAGGCGAAGCTTAGAGGTGCCAGTTTAAATGACGCTTGAAAggaaattaatattatatgcTGTGGTTTCAGGGCTGGAGTGATTACGGGTTTCGACCCAGAATTTCttagtattcaaaaaaaggaaaaaataatattcacGCATGTGGTAGTATAATATTTCGTGaaaaaaatctagtttatGATAACTCGAGTTTTGAATATCGATATCGAAAGCTAAACAACAAGtacataaaacacaataaaatacACGTGGACACAAACAAGAATTAGAAAGATTAACTAAAGGaacaaatagaaaactaaaccctaaataagCTGAACAAAGAAAccgttaaaaaaagaaaacgcaCCCGATCAAATCAACAAtatacaaaaagataaaatcatgACATGGCAGACGTAATTAAGCACAATCCAAAAGCATGAATTAATATTCTTTAcatccaaaaaaatgaattactATTCTTTGACTAAACCTCTCTTAAGGTATTAATCTTACACTTACTGAACTCTTATTTATAATCTATAGTTGATTAAGATGCATAAACATTCAAATTCAATGAGCAGATAATATTGGAGATAGTGTTTATACATACTGGATATATAGATACTGTATAGTTAGTTAGTCACTTAGATACTATACTTGTATAAATACCTTGTACAGTCACTTTACTTAGATTAGTGAGAAATACACTTTATTTTAGCTTACTCTTAATACATAAGTTTTCATACAACTTTCATTAGTTTGTTAAAGATTATATACTAACTATTAAGCAGCGCTTTGGCtcaaacatttcaaaaatacttttgtattataaataattttattactttaaatatattttaaacaacaaaagtgATTGAAGGAGACATATGCATTATGATTTATgtatactctttttttttgaatatagaaAGGACGTAAAAAGGGGTGTTTACATTGACTCTTTATTGACCAGCGAACTCCTAATTACGTGACTAAATTGAGTTATATTAAAGTATTAATACTTAGGTTTTCTTTAGCCACATCAAAACTATTATaatcattaatttttcttatcaatcaatatatatttacaaaatgatTAACGTTAGaaactttttatcaaaaaaagaagaagattaacgttaaaaacaaatttcattacTTTTTCTAAAGGAGAACAAGATAGAAATTTACTCTCAAGAATCTCTGTTTGAtcttttttactcttttagtCTTTTACTTCAGTGCTCTTATTAGGTTCGTATCTTCCTTAATTTTAGCCATAACTCTTAATTTAgaatatgtatattttctaTCTTAGGGCAAGTTTGTCTCAGTGTTTCTTATCagcttcgtttttttttgtgcaccCATCAGCTTCGTTAGCATGTGTATTTATTAACATGACGCATACGGTtgcattttttcttaaatgaaaaaaaaatcttttttttttgaaaatgaatgtTTTTAGTATAGTAGTATTTCAATTATgacatataaaattaaatttacacTAAATTAAAACCCATTTCTTCTAAGCGTAGGACAGATAAGCTAAACATGAAAAGCAAACTAAGGGTGCTGTTGGGCATTTTAATATGCATTGGAGTTGGAGGAGCTTTATTAATTAACTCACAATGTGCAAATAGAAGAAACTCATCATCgataaataatagaaaatattagaataataaatataaaaagagtaAGAGGATATCATAAcccaaaccaaataaatatgCAGATTAATCAGCTGGTTTTCAATCTTTCACTTTAGTTATTGTGGGCTTGGGCCAGTTTGCTCATTATGTAGTTGGTTGGGCTATTAGGGTTATGTAAGTATATACTCAGACggcaaaagaaaatgtagtAAGAGTAgcaaaaaataacataaaaaattaaacgaTTAGTAGAAACAAATGTCACATCGTTGTAGAAAATAGTGACCTATTAAAATTCATATACAAGTAAAGTAAattcgacaaaaaaaatgttttggtaGAATGTGGAAGAAGCAAACTCATGGTATCAAATATTTCGCTAATCATCAAACTCATCTTCGAGCCTCCATGTACCGTATTTGGAGGGAGCGCAATCTGCGGATTCATTCTGACAAGTGACAACTCTACATCAGTACATCTCCTGCTCTTATCACAAAGGAGATCCAATTGATTCTCAGAGCTCGTCTTGACCCCTTTTACAGGGCACAATCTTCTGCTTTTCTTGGTTCTTCACTTTTGGCTACgtggttttctttgtttcaggcAAAGTAAGTTTCTGGTgctgtttttgtattttccaGGTCGCTttattctcttcttgttgtagTTGGACATCCttgtattttgtgtttttgggcCTGTGGTCGGCTTGGGCCTTGTATTtgtacttcttcttttgaaaatttacaattaaaatatactcCTTCGGTTCTTAGAAGATTGATAATTTAGTGTAGGTCTGGGCGTTCGGATATCCGTTTAGGTTCGGATCAGGTTTTTCGGATTTTCGgatttttagatttagaaGTATAAAACCTATTCGGGTATTTTAAGATTTGAGATTCGGATCGGGTTCGGATCGGATATTTCGGGTTTGGATTCGGATTACCCGAAGTTTCCAAAAATCAATGTTTATAACCAAAGATGTTATGCATCAGTAAACAAGATCAAAACTAACGCTCAAAAAATTTCAgttctcttgttcttgttttttttttctttttttcttttttatatataaacttcaGTGCTCTTTATTGGGtttgttattttctaatttgagCCTAAACTCTTAATATAATATGTTGTATTTTCCTGtggggaaaaaaatatatatgttgtatcTTTTCCTAGTTTAAGGCAATTTTGACTCAGTATTTCTTCCTACTGAGGCAATCGTACACATGAGGCAGCTACGTTAGCATGTGCTTTTATGAGCATGACGCATATATACGGTTAGATTTGTTATGGCACTAGACTCTagtattcttttctttcttgacaTCATTATGGCTCTAGTATTCttttaactaaataaaatgtCCAGGATTGTAGAATTTCAATTCTAACCTAGAAAAGTAAATTCACACTAAAACGCATTTCTTTGGGCACAGGATAGAGAAGCTAGACATGAAAAGCAAATTAGGGATGGTGTTGGGCCTTTTAATATACACTGGAGGAGCTTTATTGCTCAAAATGTACATATTAGAAAGTCATCAACTGatgaagaatatataaaatattagacTAATAAAAGAGTAACAGAAATTCATAACCCAAACAATAATGTAGTAGATGGTggttttctatgttttttgcTTTAGTTGTGGGCTTGAGCGCCGGTTTGCTTGAATCATGTAGTTGATTAGACTCTTAGTGTTCTGCAACTATATATATGGCACCCAGACggcaaaagaaaatgtagtAAAGCgtgtaacaaataaataaaaaaatatgaaaaaaatattatattgttgtAGAAAATAGTGACCTATAGGCTATAATAAATCATAAAGTAAAGTAAAGTCGACAAGATATGTTTTGGTAatgaggaagacgaagaacaaGAGAAGTAAATACAATTCGAAACGTTTTAGAGTATGTGAAGATGGAACTAAAGAGTAaagacacacacaaaaattgCTTTgtatatcctttttttttttggatagtTGTTAAGGTTATATGCCACTATCGtataatttttgttagaaCTAAACGAATATATCATAAGTAAAGTTTGAGGAATAATTTGCCGTTTACAGGAACTCACACTGTGTGACACATCACACATGGCTACGTGAAAGATTCTCTCAAAAGACACTCACCTCCTGTCAAGAGATCTCTACAGCTAGAAGCTTCTCTCAAAGGTCATAATCAAACAACCGTATTAGAAGATTCAAATGGCATCTTAACCTTTTTTGTACCATATCCACATTGCCAACATTTAGTTCTCGATCACCATCAAGAGGTCCCAATAATCTAGTACAATACAGCTGAATGGCTTGAGCTGAAGAAGGTATCTGATTCGAATCATGGTTAGATAAAACCTACAAGTACCTTGTTATTTAGCACATTAATtgaaagtaatatatattctcaCCGTAAATGATCACTACATTGAGTGATCATTGGTTTACTTTCTAAAAGTTTTAGATTATTTATCAAtattgtttcatttatttcgtttttcttacAACAAATAACAGATTAATTAGACGAAACCATTTTCTACTATTCAGCTCTCCAAAGAATGACCTGGTCCCATTTTCTTAATTGACTGTCGAAGTGCCAACGAAAACACACCACACTAATGTCTTTTATCTATCgatgtttatttgaaaaacataatactgtatttattttctcactTAGAGGCGTTCAGAGTCTCCCTCTCCACTACTGGAAGTCAGAGATTGTGGGAGTGAATAGTTTATGGATAAAAATTTTTCTCAAATCAAATACGTTTTTCAGTTGTGCGATCTATGATATATTTTGGTGGGAGTGAATAGGTTTTGGATATGACAGATACACATTTTACTCGTGGGTGGGGTATTTAGCTTACACTTATATAGACATGATAACTATACAGTACATGGCATTTCACTGGATTTGGGAAATTTACTGTTAAATCATATTAATGGTTTGCTCTATTACGTGAGTTTTACCTTCTGAATATTATAGTTGGAGACAAAACTTTAATGCTTTTAAAAGTATAATTGggaaaatcttttttcttgcaaaattaaaacattttatttggcAGGTGGCAACAAGTTTATTGTCAATTAGCTTCAGGATGtgtgataacaaaaaaacttcaaatgtaGCCTTGCCATAAGCTTCACCGCTTATGGTTTTCGTTGATGATTTAATCCTCGAATGTCTATGCTTTCatgttttttacaaaaatttctCGGACCAATTAAATCctaaactttcattttttgaaatgatatttacagttcttatattcaaaaaaaaaatcaactatgTGACCAGTGGAAGAAACATTATTCATGTGTTATTTGAATGTCTTTCAATATAAAGTTGggtaatttgttttgatgcaAGTAGTagtaaagtttattttttatttttttattatgtggTTAATCTGGAAGTAtggaaccaaaaaaaaaaaaaaataaggagGTCATCTGAAACCATCGGAGTTTGGTTGATAAaacttttctaaaaaaaactgtattttttatagtttattatGACATTACgaacatattttaattttaattttttgctGTTTGGCTCCAATTGGGCTTATAAAATCTGGTATTTACGAAAAAGGAAATCTAATTATCTTATCATCAGTAAGCTTACATATTAATAAATCTTAAACAGAAAAGAATTTGGTGTACTTGTCAATTTACAATGTGTCGTATACCTTATAAGTTTATAGAGATAGTGAAAgtatgttttaaattataattttgcttctttttggGGGAAATATTAATTCAATTGTTCGGTACAAAGGCAACTTTGCTTTCATTTGATGAAATGATTGGGTTTTAtccatttctttaatttttgttaaaatgattACACTGAACTCGTAATTAACAACGTGagcaaaacaacaatttttaatTCGATTAGTGCTACATATATAGTCgataaatataataagaaaagttGACGACAAACTCAGTTATGGACCGGGGTGGGTAGCTTATTAGTGAAGCTGTTGTGTTATAAACTTATAGTACTGTTTTAAATTTAGAAGAGTATTTGTATGAGATTTAGttgtataagaaaagaaaaaactaattttcatattattaatttaattttatgtctTTAATTACCATTATTTAGTCGTGACTTAAATAAATCTAACATATTgagaaattaattataattttttgacaCCACTAAACTTTACTGAGTAGTGGTGttagttttatatttcctAGTATttagttgtatttttttttttgtagtttgaCATACCCGTATATCATTTACCTAATAGTTAATATCTTTAGAAATATATACTATTAGCATGCCCCCGCATAGtttataacaaatatatagttaataacTTAATACATATAGAAACATCATTCATATGTGGTATATACATCATCACagttacatataaatatatatatatatatatatattactaatcCCTTCCACCGAGAAAAACAGTATATTCTATACCtacaatttcaaaaaacaaatgtttcatATAACTTTacttaatagttttttttttttttctgttaaagaACTTTACTTAGTAGTTCTATAATTTGTTTCATagttaaaaaagaattcaataCCTACTCgttctttaaatattttcattgttttttgttgttttagaaAGAAATGGGCTCCAACTCAACATCCatgttatttataaatatatccACCTCTAGTCTTAATATTTCACTACTCAAACAAGTTTctgaagaagagacagagagagaaggatAGAGTAAAAGCtaagagagagagcgagactgagagagaaagaaagagatatcATTTTGGTTATTAAGTAATTAACTTATACTAATCATGGGTTTTATCGATGGAAAGTGGGCACCAATGATAGTCTTAATTGTTTCTAACATGATTGCGGGAATGGTTAATGCTTTAGTTAAGAAAGTTCTTGATGGAGGC includes:
- the UMAMIT31 gene encoding nodulin MtN21 /EamA-like transporter family protein, yielding MGYCDGKWTPVIIMVMINSALGLANALVKKVLDGGVNHMVIATYRLAISTLFLAPIAFFWERKTRPTLTLNILVQLFFSALVGASLTQYFFLLGLSYTSATLACAFISMTPAITFVMALIFRVEKLNMKSKAGMGMVMGALICIGGALLLTMYKGVPLTKLRKLETHQLINNNHAMKPENWIIGCVLLFAGSSCFGSWMLIQAKVNEKYPCQYSSTVVLSFFGTIQCALLSLIKSRDITAWILTDKLDIVTIVYAGAVAQGICTVGTSWCIRKRGPIFTSIFTPVGLIFATLFDFLILHRQIFLGRYVELYLYTYIIKI
- the UMAMIT31 gene encoding nodulin MtN21 /EamA-like transporter family protein (nodulin MtN21 /EamA-like transporter family protein; LOCATED IN: endomembrane system, membrane; EXPRESSED IN: 21 plant structures; EXPRESSED DURING: 13 growth stages; CONTAINS InterPro DOMAIN/s: Protein of unknown function DUF6, transmembrane (InterPro:IPR000620); BEST Arabidopsis thaliana protein match is: nodulin MtN21 /EamA-like transporter family protein (TAIR:AT4G01450.2); Has 3147 Blast hits to 3133 proteins in 491 species: Archae - 24; Bacteria - 1505; Metazoa - 6; Fungi - 0; Plants - 1206; Viruses - 0; Other Eukaryotes - 406 (source: NCBI BLink).), producing MGYCDGKWTPVIIMVMINSALGLANALVKKVLDGGVNHMVIATYRLAISTLFLAPIAFFWERKTRPTLTLNILVQLFFSALVGASLTQYFFLLGLSYTSATLACAFISMTPAITFVMALIFRVEKLNMKSKAGMGMVMGALICIGGALLLTMYKGVPLTKLRKLETHQLINNNHAMKPENWIIGCVLLFAGSSCFGSWMLIQAKVNEKYPCQYSSTVVLSFFGTIQCALLSLIKSRDITAWILTDKLDIVTIVYAGAVAQGICTVGTSWCIRKRGPIFTSIFTPVGLIFATLFDFLILHRQIFLGSVVGSGVVIFGLYIFLLGKVRLMKEECEKKLPCRFNEDDQEEDDDEQYKKGHLMVVPMTP
- the UMAMIT31 gene encoding nodulin MtN21 /EamA-like transporter family protein — protein: MGYCDGKWTPVIIMVMINSALGLANALVKKVLDGGVNHMVIATYRLAISTLFLAPIAFFWERKTRPTLTLNILVQLFFSALVGASLTQYFFLLGLSYTSATLACAFISMTPAITFVMALIFRVEKLNMKSKAGMGMVMGALICIGGALLLTMYKGVPLTKLRKLETHQLINNNHAMKPENWIIGCVLLFAGSSCFGSWMLIQAKVNEKYPCQYSSTVVLSFFGTIQCALLSLIKSRDITAWILTDKLDIVTIVYAVSVFSITEKVGSICLIL
- the UMAMIT31 gene encoding nodulin MtN21 /EamA-like transporter family protein translates to MTPAITFVMALIFRVEKLNMKSKAGMGMVMGALICIGGALLLTMYKGVPLTKLRKLETHQLINNNHAMKPENWIIGCVLLFAGSSCFGSWMLIQAKVNEKYPCQYSSTVVLSFFGTIQCALLSLIKSRDITAWILTDKLDIVTIVYAGAVAQGICTVGTSWCIRKRGPIFTSIFTPVGLIFATLFDFLILHRQIFLGSVVGSGVVIFGLYIFLLGKVRLMKEECEKKLPCRFNEDDQEEDDDEQYKKGHLMVVPMTP